One window of the Diospyros lotus cultivar Yz01 chromosome 12, ASM1463336v1, whole genome shotgun sequence genome contains the following:
- the LOC127787224 gene encoding uncharacterized protein LOC127787224 gives MTLGTIFLGYDQRLEKQSSTMELAIQSSTFQWDEDYLIAWNEFKKNIEVGSSKNKHGNGNSDHYGQDGVDPQYKIFLENSRADGTSYILEISKNNMPPLFIKYEAKGYLDKENEAQLPEEPKNFLGPQAFLASSASNFDEEKYNSLKTSKAFALAMDEDESGTCKHSQFREKLMVKLREPYDQKEYEQLWKDINEKKQKEGCRDLRGSLILYKKAEYSPSYLEQYNELKEMIDAVMPDKHKVLYLLRGFFYWLQNLVHDDEFLPWMDKACLSIMLGSP, from the exons ATGACTTTGGGGACGATTTTTCTTGGATATGATCAAAGATTGGAAAAGCAGTCGAGTACAATGGAGCTTGCTATCCAATCCTCTACATTTCAGTGGGATGAGGATTACCTGATTGCCTGGAATGAGTTCAAAAAGAATATTGAAGTTGGGAGCTCAAAGAATAAACATGGCAATGGAAATTCTGACCATTATGGTCAAGATGGTGTAGATCCTCAATATAAGATATTCTTAGAGAATTCGAGAGCGGATGGAACTTCATATATacttgaaatttcaaaaaataacatGCCACCTTTGTTTATAAAGTATGAAGCAAAGGGATATttagataaagaaaatgaagcTCAATTGCCTGAAGAACCTAAAAATTTCTTGGGTCCACAAGCTTTTTTGGCCTCCTCTGCTTCAAACTTTGATGAAGAAAAGTACAATTCATTGAAAACTTCAAAAGCATTTGCTTTGGCt ATGGATGAAGATGAAAGTGGCACGTGCAAGCATTCTCAATTTAGGGAGAAGCTCATGGTCAAGCTAAGAGAACCATATGATCAAAAGGAATATGAACAACTTTGGAAAGATATTAAtgagaagaagcaaaaggaAGGGTGCAGAGATTTGCGTGGatcattaatattatataaaaaagcTGAATACAGTCCATCTTATCTTGAACAATATAATG AGCTTAAAGAAATGATTGATGCAGTCATGCCTGATAAACACAAAGTGTTATATCTTTTACGTGGATTTTTCTATTGGTTACAG AATTTGGTTCATGATGATGAATTTCTGCCATGGATGGACAAGGCATGTTTGTCAATTATGCTGGGAAGTCCGTAG